One region of Camelina sativa cultivar DH55 chromosome 6, Cs, whole genome shotgun sequence genomic DNA includes:
- the LOC104699474 gene encoding ATP-dependent helicase BRM-like translates to MQSGASGGGPARNPGMGPAGRTASTTSAASPSSSSSSVQQQQQQQQQQQQQQLASRQQQQQLRNSDANENMFAYHPGGAQGMVGGANFASSTGSMQMPQQSRKFFESSQQQQQQQQGSSQEEGQQSLNPMQQAYYQFAMAQQQKAHHQARMGMMGSSSVRKDQDARMGMLNMQDLNPMQASTQPQASSSKPSSDQFSRGERQMESGSQQRNETKSHPQQQVGTGQLAPGNMTRPMQAPPAQQVVNNMSNNQLAFTQQWQAMQAWARERNIDLSHPANASQMNHILQTRMAAFQKANEGNVASQSPSISISSQPASSSVVPGENSPRTNSASDVSGQSGSAKARHAISTGSFASTSSPRMVNPAMNPFSGQGRDNPMYPRHLVQPTNGMPSGNSLQTSANETPVLDQNASTKNSLGPAEHLQMQQPRQLNAPTPNLLAPSDSGPLSDSSLQTGQGTQQTPQRSGFTKQQLHVLKAQILAFRRLKKGEGSLPPELLKAIAPPPLELQIQRQISPVRGQVQDRSSDKTGEDQARSLECGKESQAAASSNGPIISKEEVNVADTEVALTTGHSQLFQNLEKEATSTDVVTKEEQQTDVFPVKSDQGADANASNNPRSDPTADKGKAVACDGGQPNAPPQENSPQQPKETASARKYHGPLFDFPFFTRKHDSYGSTPANANNNLTLAYDIKDLICEEGAEFFNKKRTDSLKKINGLLAKNLERKRIRPDLVLRLQIEEKKLRLSDLQSRVRDEVDRQQQEIMSMPDRPYRKFVRLCERQRLEMNRQVLANQKAVREKQLKTIFQWRKKLLEAHWAIRDARTARNRGVAKYHEKMLREFSKRKDDGRNKRMEALKNNDVERYREMLLEQQTNIPGDAAERYAVLSSFLTQTEDYLHKLGGKITATKNQQEVEEAANAAAIAARLQGLSEEEVKSAAACAREEVVIRNRFTEMNAPKENSSVNKYYTLAHAVNEVVVRQPSMLQAGTLRDYQLVGLQWMLSLYNNKLNGILADEMGLGKTVQVMALIAYLMEFKGNYGPHLIIVPNAVLVNWKVCLPRQAAERVDGNEMPVAQSLQVDRSYRSKLRTVVDSHGSRQDQSDSSSRLRSLPAKKVANTSKLHVSSPKSGRLNATQLSVEDNVEASRETWDGTSPIGSSNAGARMSHIIQKRCKLVTSKLQRRIDKEGQQIVPMLTNLWKRIQNGYAAGGVNNLLELREIDHRVERLEYAGVMELASDVQLMLRGAMQFYGFSHEVRSEARKVHNLFFDLLKMSFPDTDFREARNALSFSGPTPTLVSTPSPRGAGFSQGKRPKLVNEAEAEPSSPQRAQQRENSRIRVQIPQKETKLGGATSHTDESPILAHPGELVICKKKRKDREKSAPKTRTAGSSSPVSPPPAMIGRGLRSPVSGGASRETRLAQQQRWPNQPTHPNNSGAAG, encoded by the exons ATGCAATCTGGAGCCAGTGGCGGAGGACCCGCTCGTAATCCGGGCATGGGTCCAGCTGGTCGGACTGCCTCCACCACATCCGCtgcctctccttcttcttcttcttcatctgtccagcaacaacaacaacagcagcagcagcagcagcaacagcagctGGCTTCTAGGCAG cagcagcagcagctgaGAAACTCAGACGCAAATGAAAACATGTTTGCATATCATCCTGGTGGGGCTCAGGGAATGGTGGGAGGTGCCAACTTTGCTTCGTCTACTGGCTCTATGCAAATGCCTCAGCAGTCTAGGAAGTTCTTTGAGtcttctcaacaacaacaacaacaacagcagggTTCTTCCCAAGAGG AGGGCCAGCAAAGTTTAAATCCTATGCAGCAAGCGTATTATCAGTTTGCTATGGCTCAGCAACAAAAAGCACATCACCAAGCTAGGATGGGAATGATGGGTTCATCAAGTGTGAGAAAGGATCAAGATGCACGGATGGGAATGTTGAATATGCAAGACTTGAATCCCATGCAGGCTTCTACTCAGCCCCAGGCCTCCTCGTCTAAGCCATCCAGCGACCAGTTTTCTCGCGGTGAAAGGCAGATGGAATCAGGTTCTCAGCAACGGAACGAAACAAAATCTCATCCCCAGCAGCAGGTGGGTACTGGACAACTAGCGCCTGGAAATATGACTAGGCCAATGCAGGCACCACCGGCTCAACAGGTTGTCAATAACATGTCAAACAACCAGCTCGCATTTACACAACAGTGGCAGGCAATGCAGGCATGGGCGCGTGAGCGTAATATCGATCTCTCACATCCTGCCAACGCCAGCCAAATGAATCACATCCTTCAGACAAGAATGGCTGCCTTCCAGAAAGCTAATGAAGGCAATGTGGCTTCACAGTCACCATCTATTTCAATCTCTAGCCAGCCGGCTTCATCTTCTGTTGTTCCAGGTGAGAACTCACCGCGTACCAACTCTGCTAGTGACGTCTCTGGGCAGTCAGGATCAGCGAAGGCCAGACATGCCATATCTACTGGCTCATTTGCCTCTACTTCCAGTCCCAGAATGGTCAACCCTGCTATGAATCCCTTCTCCGGCCAAGGGAGAGATAATCCGATGTATCCTCGACATTTAGTTCAGCCTACAAATGGGATGCCCTCAGGAAATTCCCTGCAGACGTCTGCAAATGAGACTCCTGTTTTGGATCAGAATGCGTCTACAAAAAATAGTTTAGGTCCTGCTGAACATTTACAAATGCAGCAGCCTAGGCAACTGAATGCACCGACTCCAAATTTACTAGCTCCATCTGATTCTGGTCCACTCAGTGACTCGTCCCTTCAAACTGGACAGGGGACCCAACAAACACCGCAGCGATCAGGATTTACCAAACAACAACTCCATGTTCTCAAAGCCCAGATACTGGCATTTAGACGTTTGAAG AAAGGGGAAGGTTCTTTGCCTCCGGAGCTTCTTAAAGCTATTGCTCCACCACCGCTTGAACTGCAGATACAGAGGCAGATATCTCCTGTGAGAGGACAAGTTCAGGATAGATCTTCAGACAAAACTGGAGAAGACCAAGCAAGGTCGTTAGAGTGTGGAAAAGAGTCTCAGGCTGCTGCTTCTTCAAATGGACCGATTATTTCTAAAGAGGAAGTTAATGTTGCAGATACAGAAGTAGCTTTGACGACAGGCCACAGCCAATTATTTCAAAATCTGGAAAAAGAAGCTACTTCTACTGATGTGGTTACTAAAGAGGAGCAACAAACTGATGTATTCCCTGTTAAATCTGACCAAGGAGCAGATGCTA ATGCTAGTAATAATCCTAGAAGTGATCCTACAGCTGATAAGGGAAAGGCTGTTGCATGTGATGGAGGCCAACCTAACGCTCCTCCACAAGAAAATTCTCCCCAGCAGCCTAAGGAAACAGCCTCTGCCAGGAAATATCATGGACCATTGTTTGATTTTCCCTTTTTCACTCGAAAACATGACTCTTATGGGTCTACACCAGCCAATGCCAATAACAATCTCACATTAGCATATGATATTAAAGATCTGATTTGTGAAGAAGGTGCAGAGttcttcaataaaaaaagaacagaCAGTTTGAAGAAGATAAATGGTCTACTAGCAAAAAATCTAGAAAGGAAAAGGATTAGGCCGGATCTTGTTTTGCGGCTTCAAATTGAAGAGAAAAAGCTTAGGCTATCGGATCTTCAGTCACGTGTTAGAGATGAAGTGGATCGACAACAACAGGAGATAATGTCCATGCCGGATAGGCCATACCGCAAATTTGTGAGGTTGTGCGAACGACAACGCCTTGAAATGAATAGACAAGTACTGGCCAACCAGAAAGCTGTTCGAGAGAAGCAGCTGAAAACCATTTTTCAGTGGCGTAAGAAGCTCCTTGAGGCTCACTGGGCTATACGTGATGCACGCACTGCTCGTAACAGGGGAGTGGCCAAATACCATGAAAAAATGTTGCGAGAGTTTTCAAAGAGAAAAGATGATGGCCGGAATAAAAGGATGGAAGCCTTGAAGAATAATGATGTAGAAAGGTACAGGGAGATGTTACtggaacaacaaacaaatataccTGGTGATGCTGCTGAAAGATATGCTGTTCTCTCATCATTTTTGACCCAAACCGAAGATTATCTTCATAAACTTGGAGGGAAGATTACTGCCACAAAGAATCAACAGGAAGTGGAGGAGGCAGCAAATGCTGCAGCAATAGCAGCGAGAttgcag GGCTTGTCAGAGGAAGAGGTCAAGTCAGCAGCTGCTTGTGCTCGAGAAGAAGTTGTGATCAGAAATAGATTTACGGAAATGAATGCACCAAAAGAAAATTCGTCAGTCAACAA GTATTATACTCTGGCTCATGCTGTAAATGAAGTGGTTGTGAGACAACCTTCAATGCTTCAAGCTGGAACTTTGCGTGATTACCAGCTG GTTGGATTACAATGGATGCTATCGTTgtataataacaaattaaatggGATCTTGGCTGATGAGATGGGTCTTGGCAAAACTGTGCAG GTAATGGCACTGATTGCTTACCTTATGGAGTTTAAGGGGAATTATGGACCGCATCTCATCATCGTTCCGAATGCTGTTCTGGTGAACTGgaaggtttgt CT ACCCCGTCAAGCGGCTGAAAGAGTAGACGGTAATGAGATGCCTGTTGCTCAGTCACTGCAAGTTGATCGTAGCTATCGATCAAAGTTGAGAACAGTTGTTGACTCGCACGGTTCAAGACAAGATCAGAGTGATTCATCCTCAAGACTTAGGAGTTTACCTGCAAAGAAGGTAGCTAATACTTCCAAGCTGCATGTATCGTCACCGAAATCTGGTAGATTGAATGCCACACAGCTTTCCGTGGAAGACAATGTCGAAGCTTCCAGAGAAACGTGGGATGGAACTAGTCCTATTGGCTCTTCAAATGCTGGTGCGAGAATGTCTCACATCATACAGAAACGG TGCAAACTCGTGACTAGCAAGCTCCAAAGGAGAATCGACAAGGAAGGTCAGCAGATTGTACCTATGCTGACAAATTTGTGGAAGAGAATTCAGAATGGTTATGCAGCTGGAGGTGTAAATAATCTTTTGGAACTACGAGAGATAGATCACCGGGTAGAAAGGCTAGAGTACGCAGGAGTTATGGAACTCGCATCTGACGTGCAGTTAATGTTAAGGGGGGCAATGCAATTCTATGGATTTTCACACGAG GTGAGATCTGAAGCAAGGAAGGTTCACAATTTGTTCTTTGATCTATTGAAGATGTCTTTCCCAGACACAGATTTCCGGGAAGCAAGGAATGCTCTTTCCTTTTCTGGCCCAACCCCAACTTTGGTTTCTACACCGTCCCCAAGAGGAGCAGGCTTTAGCCAAGGCAAGAGGCCAAAGTTGGTAAACGAGGCAGAAGCCGAGCCAAGCTCTCCTCAGAGAGCTCAACAACGTGAGAACTCAAGGATCAGAGTACAGATACcgcagaaagaaacaaaacttggGGGGGCAACAAGCCACACTGATGAATCCCCAATTTTAGCTCATCCAGGGGAATTAGTAATATgcaaaaagaagaggaaagaccGTGAGAAGTCTGCTCCGAAAACCCGAACTGCTGGCTCCAGCAGCCCGGTTTCACCACCTCCAGCTATGATTGGTCGTGGTCTCAGAAGTCCTGTGTCAGGTGGAGCTTCAAGGGAGACAAGGCTAGCACAACAGCAGCGCTGGCCAAACCAACCCACTCATCCAAACAACAGCGGTGCGGCTGGA
- the LOC104793568 gene encoding ATG8-interacting protein 1, protein MANKEDHEEHPPRGNEWEVVSLTSSAYAAFPGPFNVGSRDVRKYDAYYGAETSRDLYMSEHFVFPPSEHENLPIDEHLFEEEQGKDGQDLLLRGQGLSDQFHYEAGDNQQSIYGESALGSSRHMESVGSESAMYEHGLLDAEANDYAEGNLDLHSDAEKDDAKRSADKLPCEAWWRRRAISIYSGTREANAIWSLFFAAAVTGLVVLGQRWQQERWQVLQLKWQSSISSEKLSSLLEPLSRLKDMIVRSNPQASLVRSGPSSEI, encoded by the exons ATGGCTAACAAAGAGGATCATGAGGAGCATCCTCCTCGTGGCAATGAATGGGAAGTCGTCTCCCTTACTTCATCAGCTTACGCTGCTTTTCCTGGTCCGTTTAACGTTGGGTCAAGAGATGTTCGCAAGTACGATGCTTACTATGGAGCAGAGACTTCACGTGATCTGTACATGTCTGAACACTTCGTATTCCCACCTAGCGAGCATGAGAATTTACCTATTGATGAACATTTATTCGAGGAGGAGCAAGGAAAGGATGGCCAAGACTTGTTGCTGCGAGGTCAGGGATTGTCTGATCAGTTTCATTATGAAGCTGGAGACAACCAACAGAGTATCTATGGTGAATCTGCTCTTGGCTCGTCTAGACACATGGAGTCAGTCGGAAGTGAATCAGCCATGTACGAACACGGGTTACTTGATGCCGAGGCGAATGATTATGCAGAAGGAAACTTAGATCTCCATTCTGATGCCGAAAAGGATGATGCCAAAAGATCAGCAGACAAACTTCCTTGTGAAGCTTGGTGGAGAAGGAGAGCTATATCTATCTATTCAGGCACAAGAGAAGCAAATGCGATATGGTCCTTATTCTTTGCCGCTGCGGTCACAGGACTCGTAGTTCTTGGTCAACGCTGGCAACAAGAGAGGTGGCAGGTTTTGCAACTCAAGTGGCAATCAAGCATCAGTAGTGAG AAGCTGAGCAGCCTACTCGAACCTCTCTCTCGCTTGAAAGATATGATCGTGAGAAGTAACCCACAAGCTTCTCTCGTAAGGAGTGGCCCGTCCAGTGAGATCTAA
- the LOC104793570 gene encoding uncharacterized protein LOC104793570 — protein MGDLYALDFDGVLCDSCGESSLSAVKAAKVRWPALFQGVDSALEEWIVDQMHTVRPVVETGYENLLLVRLLLETKIPSIRKSTVAEGLTVDGILESWAKIKPVIMEAWDEDKDALIDLFGKVRDDWMNEDLTTWIGANRFYPGVSDALKFASSKIYIVTTKQGRFAEALLREIAGVIIPSERIYALGSGPKVEVLKLLQNKPEHQGLMLHFVEDRLATLKNVIKEPELDKWNLYLGNWGYNTERERAEAASIPRIQVIELSTFSNKLK, from the exons atgGGAGATCTCTATGCTTTGGACTTCGATGGAGTTCTCTGTGATAGTTGTGGTGAAAGCTCTCTATCTGCTGTTAAG gctgCGAAAGTGAGATGGCCTGCTTTGTTCCAAGGAGTTGATTCCGCTTTAGAGGAATGGATCGTCGATCAGATGCATACT GTGAGACCTGTGGTGGAAACTGGCTATGAGAATCTTCTACTTGTTAGGCTGTTATTGGAGACGAAGATACCCTCTATTCGAAAGTCTACA GTTGCTGAGGGGTTGACTGTTGATGGGATATTGGAGAGCTGGGCAAAGATTAAGCCTGTAATCATGGAAGCTTGGGATGAAGATAAAGATGCTTTGATCGATTTGTTTGGCAAAGTTAGAGACGATTGGATGAACGAGGACTTGACAACTTGGATCGGTGCCAATAG atTCTATCCAGGAGTTTCAGATGCACTCAAATTTGCCAGTTCAAAGATTTACATTGTGACCACAAAACAG GGCCGCTTTGCAGAAGCATTACTGCGTGAAATAGCAGGTGTGATCATACCATCGGAAAGGATTTATGCTTTGGGTTCAGG GCCAAAGGTGGAAGTGCTAAAGCTTCTTCAAAATAAACCAGAACATCAGGGCTTGATGCTGCA CTTCGTGGAAGACAGACTTGCAACGCTGAAGAATGTCATCAAAGAGCCTGAATTAGACAAATGGAATTTATACCTAG GAAACTGGGGTTACAacactgagagagagagagcagaagCAGCAAGCATTCCCAGGATTCAGGTTATTGAGCTCTCCACATTTAGCAATAAGCTTAAATGA
- the LOC104793567 gene encoding cytochrome P450 86A8-like has product MDISTALMILTAITAYLLWLTFISRCLKGPRVWPILGSLPGLIENCERMHDWISDNLRACSGTYQTCICAIPFLAKKQGLVTVTCDPRNLEHILKNRFDNYPKGPTWQAVFHDLLGQGIFNSDGDTWLFQRKTAALEFTTRTLRQAMARWVNRAIKLRFLPILETSRLGSEPIDLQDLLLRLTFDNICGLTFGKDPRTCAPGLPVNTFAVAFDRATEASLQRFILPEILWKFKRWLRLGLEVSLTRSLVQVDNYLSEIITTRKQDLMSQHSDGNQHDDLLSRFIKKKESYSDEILQRVALNFILAGRDTSSVALSWFFWLITQHPTIEYKILREICAVLIETRVDDVALWTDEPLSCEELDRLVYLKAALSETLRLYPSVPEDSKRAVKDDVLPDGTFVPAGSSVTYSIYSAGRMKSTWGEDCMEFKPERWISQSDGGRFINHDPFKFVAFNAGPRICLGKDLAYLQMKSIAAAVLLRHRLTVVAGHKVEQKMSLTLFMKYGLLVNVHERDLTGIAAELREKKTANVDGVGNGVSS; this is encoded by the coding sequence ATGGATATATCCACTGCTCTAATGATTCTTACAGCCATCACGGCGTATTTGTTATGGCTCACATTCATATCTCGTTGTCTTAAAGGTCCACGTGTTTGGCCTATATTGGGTAGTCTCCCTGGTCTCATAGAGAACTGTGAGCGAATGCACGACTGGATCTCCGACAACCTCCGTGCTTGCTCCGGTACGTATCAGACATGCATCTGCGCCATTCCGTTTCTAGCCAAGAAACAAGGTCTCGTGACGGTCACTTGCGATCCAAGAAACCTCGAGCATATTCTCAAGAACCGGTTTGATAACTACCCTAAAGGACCAACGTGGCAAGCCGTTTTCCATGATCTTCTCGGTCAAGGAATCTTCAACTCCGACGGTGACACGTGGCTTTTCCAACGTAAGACCGCCGCCTTGGAGTTCACCACGAGGACTCTCCGTCAAGCCATGGCTCGTTGGGTTAACCGAGCGATCAAGCTTCGGTTTTTACCTATTCTCGAAACGTCTCGGCTTGGCTCTGAGCCGATTGATCTTCAAGATTTGCTTCTTCGGCTTACGTTTGATAACATATGCGGCTTGACTTTCGGAAAAGATCCGAGGACTTGCGCACCGGGTCTTCCGGTGAACACATTCGCGGTGGCTTTCGATCGAGCCACGGAGGCTTCACTACAAAGGTTTATATTGCCGGAGATTTTATGGAAGTTCAAGAGATGGCTCCGTCTCGGCTTAGAAGTCAGCTTGACCCGAAGCTTGGTCCAGGTAGATAATTATTTGTCTGAGATTATTACGACACGTAAGCAAGATTTGATGAGTCAGCACAGTGACGGGAACCAACACGACGACCTCTTGTCGCGTTTCATCAAAAAGAAGGAATCTTACTCCGACGAGATCCTCCAGCGCGTGGCGCTCAACTTCATCCTAGCTGGACGTGACACGTCATCAGTCGCGCTGAGctggtttttttggttgattacGCAGCACCCGACCATAGAGTACAAAATCCTCCGCGAGATCTGCGCCGTTCTGATCGAGACACGTGTCGATGACGTGGCATTATGGACGGACGAGCCGTTGTCGTGTGAGGAGCTTGATCGATTGGTTTATCTAAAAGCGGCGTTATCGGAGACGCTGAGGCTTTACCCTTCGGTGCCGGAGGATTCAAAACGCGCCGTGAAGGACGATGTGTTGCCGGACGGGACATTCGTGCCGGCGGGTTCTTCGGTTACGTATTCGATCTACTCGGCGGGGAGGATGAAATCGACTTGGGGAGAAGATTGTATGGAATTCAAACCGGAGAGGTGGATCTCGCAATCGGACGGTGGGAGATTTATCAATCACGATCCGTTTAAATTCGTGGCGTTCAATGCTGGCCCTAGGATCTGTCTGGGTAAGGATCTGGCTTATCTGCAAATGAAATCAATAGCGGCGGCGGTTTTGCTCCGCCACCGTCTGACGGTGGTAGCGGGGCATAAGGTGGAACAGAAGATGTCGTTAACTCTTTTCATGAAGTACGGTCTTTTGGTTAACGTCCACGAACGGGATTTAACGGGGATCGCGGCGGAGCTACGGGAGAAGAAGACAGCTAACGTCGACGGGGTCGGTAACGGCGTTTCAAGTTAG
- the LOC104793569 gene encoding uncharacterized protein LOC104793569: MKMIARSSSYLIPLFGLLLLLISSFSGFVQIAEAGKRRIEISDDLDDVEDNEEDDSWKEWGKQATTPEFDPPPDFSKLGFDQIQEEMAKRTFGPVVGFVKLRLGVPRTKDMVIDIAMKWTKVLRTGGIGVRFMAVDRSTLMFNMQNGKLVTELTEFVLSQEEAYEVKIGKQEFRRPGDPPLEDVVDKLQADGRKDDDEGGDSNNNDLTKDEL, translated from the exons ATGAAGATGATCGctcgttcttcttcttatctgaTTCCACTTTTTggcctccttcttcttctcatctcgAGTTTCTCCGGATTCGTCCAGATCGCCGAGGCAGGAAAGCGACGGATCGAGATCTCCGACGATCTAGACGACGttgaagacaatgaagaagacgatTCATGGAAAGAGTGGGGGAAGCAAGCTACCACGCCGGAGTTTGATCCGCCTCCAGATTTTTCGAAATTGGGATTCGATCAGATCCAAGAGGAGATGGCTAAACGGACCTTTGGACCGGTCGTCGGATTCGTCAAGCTCCGGTTAGGCGTCCCCCGTACcaag GATATGGTGATTGATATTGCTATGAAATGGACAAAAGTTTTGAGAACAGGAGGGATAGGAGTCAGATTCATGGCTGTAGATCGAAGCACCCTGATGTTCAACATGCAAAATGGGAAGCTAGTGACTGAG CTAACGGAGTTCGTGCTAAGCCAAGAAGAAGCTTACGAGGTTAAGATAGGGAAGCAAGAGTTTAGAAGACCTGGAGATCCTCCACTTGAAGATGTTGTCGACAAACTTCAAGCGGATGGAaggaaagatgatgatgaaggtggTGATAGTAACAATAATGATCTTACCAAGGATGAATTATAG
- the LOC104793572 gene encoding probable kinetochore protein NUF2: MSAYEYPRLSRPEIITALKEAQIASITDADFKNPTLDFVSDLYTRLLIYLDPCCREETGQVDFEALQELENPDHHVTSLQYSDLYCKVKDMLDMVVACPLQMNYKDLIRPEPSRTEFFISSLMNYALHRDSKMNKIQEKAEELTLLDEERKQSEATIAQLNAEIGEFDEAAERDLPFVQELEARIEELNQTILALNNQQMSLRATFQQMRDKSTQMDNEISKAEFDLVQTVQENANLRSQIVQSPDKLQGALEEKKLVLGDTKKAEQSAMETFQEKAAILEVYEKAFKKISKSSSQLQLINEQVTNAKAVEKEVKALKAKLSEDGMYKSLEAEVVERDRIVEQLNESLKQLEKEKAVMFDDWTNQLNNLKVEVESRRRELEARQTDVESVVAVVDDNTAKIKQVRQSGEAKVQQLAAKHEEIVNQFREYTASFDAVLTEAKLKLETRERENDYKDHGL, encoded by the exons ATGTCAGCGTACGAGTATCCGAGGTTATCTCGTCCCGAAATCATCACTGCCCTCAAGGAGGCTCAGATTGCGAGCATTACGGACGCCGATTTCAAAAACCCTACTCTCGATTTCGTCTCCGACCTTTACACCAGACTTCTTATCTATCTCG atccgTGTTGTAGAGAAGAGACAGGGCAGGTCGATTTTGAGGCTTTGCAGGAATTGGAGAATCCAGATCATCATGTCACCTCACTGCAATATTCGGATCTCTATTGCAAAGTGAAAGATATGCTAGATATGGTGGTGGCGTGTCCATTACAGATGAATTACAAGGATCTGATACGCCCCGAACCATCCCGGACCGAGTTTTTCATCAGTTCACTTATGAACTATGCTCTACACAG AGAttcaaaaatgaataaaatacaAGAAAAGGCTGAGGAATTGACTCTCCTTGATGAGGAGCGGAAGCAGTCGGAGGCAACGATTGCCCAG TTGAATGCAGagattggagaatttgatgaagCCGCTGAAAGGGATTTACCCTTTGTCCAAGAGCTAGAAGCGAGGATTGAAGAACTCAATCAGACTATATTAGCACTCAATAATCAGCAGATGTCACTGCGGGCTACCTTCCAACAAATGAGAGATAAGAGTACACAGATGGATAACGAG ATTTCCAAAGCAGAGTTTGATCTTGTGCAAACTGTCCAAGAAAATGCAAACCTCCGCTCACAAATTGTTCAATCCCCAGATAAATTGCAG GGAGCtttagaagagaagaagctagTACTTGGGGACACAAAGAAAGCTGAGCAATCCGCTATGGAAACTTTCCAGGAAAAGGCTGCCATTCTTGAGGTTTATGAAAAG GCCTTCAAGAAAATTTCAAAGTCTTCTTCGCAACTGCAGTTAATTAACGAGCAG GTAACCAATGCGAAAGCTGTTGAGAAAGAAGTCAAAGCTCTTAAAGCTAAGCTGAGCGAAGATGGAATGTACAAATCACTTGAGGCGGAAGTGGTTGAGCGGGATAGAATAG TGGAACAGTTGAACGAATCATTGAAACAACTAGAGAAGGAAAAAGCAGTCATGTTTGATGATTGGACAAATCAACTGAATAACCTAAAAGTGGAGGTTGAATCCAGAAGACGTGAACTTGAAGCCAGGCAAACGGATGTGGAATCAGTAGTAGCTGTG GTTGATGACAATACTGCCAAGATTAAGCAGGTGAGACAGTCAGGAGAAGCCAAAGTGCAACAGTTAGCCGCTAAACATGAAGAGATCGTGAATCAG TTTCGTGAATACACGGCGTCGTTTGATGCAGTTCTGACTGAGGCTAAGTTAAAgttagagactagagagagagagaacgattATAAAGACCATGGTCTTTAA